The Sphingorhabdus lutea genome segment GCATTCCCAATAAATTGAGATTCGGCCCATTAATGACAAAGATGGTCATGCTCATTTGGCGCGCCCCATTCCATAAAAATATAAATTTAATGGCACAAATAGGAAAAAGCGTGACAGGATGCTTGCCAGTCGCCACCGCCTATCCCTATATGAACCCAGATATCATCAACCGTAAACCGCAAAGAATAAAAAAGCGAGACGAAATAATATAATTGGATAAGGAAATTTGAAAATGGCCGATGCCAAAATTATCTTAAATGGGGAGGAATATTGGATTAACTTGCCCAGTAATTTGACCGATTTATGCGAAAAATTACAGCTTGATCCGTTAAAAGTGGCCATAGAGCATAATCGGGAAATTGCGCCGCGATCATTATTTTCCCAAATCA includes the following:
- the thiS gene encoding sulfur carrier protein ThiS, encoding MADAKIILNGEEYWINLPSNLTDLCEKLQLDPLKVAIEHNREIAPRSLFSQITLSNGDEIEIVHFVGGG